A portion of the Salvelinus fontinalis isolate EN_2023a chromosome 32, ASM2944872v1, whole genome shotgun sequence genome contains these proteins:
- the LOC129831266 gene encoding uncharacterized protein LOC129831266 isoform X1, with product MSFADDVGWTWSADETKALISVWSDEQILLKMEQTYRNKHVYSEISERLKDLGVKRTWKQCQNKIKALKWRYRETLRNPSSSRPCPFFSELHEFLAAMPDMPESKETDEEEDNGLPLSSLRLLVPPLRLVSAALWQVVQRRDTMDYGLVEEFVTTVLEMIPDLMSYREKVQLIMGLRAQLVLELCRSDSSADPETIQPHLSRMRTCIITHREKEIDTEVEASESNFLELVQTLLDDPIEREHFFQDVFPEEFGPRYDAALQTLMWEFLIRLEKLLPMPTFQQTVSWLRPAPSVLKECAHSVTQPQPLKTLLQHNRCHGHLFTNAPSSGADDRILSSLSHSLSERIEMDIDEARSHSQSLSTCASRKDGDTLIAQGNVEKELGMSLDTVKKAVEMVDGRTEEWGENDYEERLRHDLAYDVLKVEIVDGEDMSSTSSLTADDVGWTCWTPEETKSLISVWSDEQILHKMEQSYRKRHVYSEISECLKELGIRKTTKQCHNKIKALKWRYRETLRNPSSRPCPFFSKLHKFLAAVPDMPGSKETGKVSDGEVMSLDRDEGPSVAVELAPQREEMVSRKVKGKTLPGEQTKEKNEDETFCIPQSDIKMKSPPKKHCRKQMVEDMSSTTSADNDTRTWTLEGTKALISVWSNKQVLQMMEQSYRKKHAYSEVSERLKDIGIKRTWKQCQSKMKHMKHSYRQALRNPSSSGRATCPFFSELHTFLANMPDMPDSEGTGKVSDGEVVSSDQDEGPSVELDHRHEKRASRKVEVKALPGEQTDERKGDESDSRMNSGRKQQVVEDVSDLELQSVVLLTQLDDNSHMTEQSPKRSKRAKTCSLCGKSFVDAKDLTTHMRSHTEQSPHQCTQCGEGFDHQDDLQQHQQQECEEMMKRQEVNEHQHGKNDRISGQSSNASSDPKTCHLCHKTFEFQYMLRSHLIIFHKGKILFKCPLCLKGFAFLRDLKKHQSNKRCCPTSEAVKKKRSKSPSARIIPELSLNANNSKTCPVCHATFSQTSSLKSHFLHHHASDKSRFKCPSALKAFVSHSQRKRHQQSKRGCRLERVYKHGTKPAWSLAPRENKNDIPQPSSTATQEPPISQASTTTAQSSNKKTIPKACPLCHKTFKFEATMVRHIASHQKESLNKCPDVLKCTFCDEIFSQGMDLKSHYSRTHQFTGPFPCPSCQKTFVSLTELRLHQRNESTPYQCSVCQRLFRTQYTLTIHERIHTGEKPFLCAECGKGFRSEKLLQSHSKSHVEGKPHACATCGKRFQRKELLKQHMLHHTDAAFICPDCGKKFFQLVWLRRHMLMHTGERPFLCDLCGKGFKSTAELRIHTRTHTGERPFKCPECGKGCRQKSELQEHLRRHTGERPYPCTVCDKRFYVSKDRKRHMLIHTGEKPFKCQACGMAFNRKALLRVHQKNKSCLYSHTSPLHYTPLHYTSL from the exons ATGTCATTTGCAGACGATGTCGGATGGACATGGTCCGCAGATGAGACAAAGGCGCTGATCTCGGTATGGTCAGACGAGCAGATTCTTCTGAAGATGGAGCAAACGTACAGAAACAAACATGTTTACAGCGAAATTTCGGAGCGGCTAAAAGACCTTGGTGTCAAACGGACGTGGAAGCAGTGCCAAAACAAGATTAAGGCCTTGAAGTGGAGATACAGAGAAACACTGAGAAACCCAAGCAGTAGCCGACCGTGTCCGTTCTTTTCTGAACTGCACGAATTTCTCGCCGCCATGCCTGACATGCCTGAGTCCAAGGAAACTGACGAGGAGGAAGATAATG GTCTTCCTCTGTCGTCTCTGCGTCTTTTGGTTCCTCCACTGCGGCTGGTGTCGGCAGCTCTATGGCAGGTTGTTCAGCGGAGAGACACGATGGACTACGGCTTGGTGGAGGAGTTTGTCACCACCGTTTTGGAGATGATCCCTGATCTGATGAGTTACAGAGAGAAAGTACAACTCATCATGGGGCTGCGAGCACag CTGGTTCTGGAGTTGTGTCGCTCTGATAGTTCAGCCGACCCAGAGACCATCCAGCCACACCTGAGCAGGATGAGGACCTGCATCATCACTCATAGAGAAAAGGAG ATAGATACAGAGGTGGAGGCATCGGAATCAAACTTCTTGGAACTCGTCCAAACTCTTCTCGATGACCCAATTGAGAGAGAACACTTCTTCCAG GATGTTTTTCCAGAAGAATTCGGGCCCAGGTATGACGCAGCACTGCAGACTCTGATGTGGGAGTTCCTCATCAGGCTGGAGAAGTTGCTTCCAATGCCAACCTTTCAACAG ACTGTATCATGGCTCAGACCTGCCCCCTCTGTGCTGAAGGAGTGTGCACATTCTGTGACTCAACCTCAGCCTTTGAAGACTCTTCTTCAGCACAACAGATGCCATGGCCATTTGTTCACTAATG CTCCTTCATCTGGTGCCGACGATCGTATCCTCTCTTCACTGTCTCACTCGCTCTCAGAGAGGATAGAAATGGACATTGATGAAGCACGCTCGCATAGCCAGTCTTTATCCACGTGTGCATCCAGAAAGGACGGGGACACTTTGATAGCGCAAGGTAATGTAGAGAAGGAGCTGGGGATGAGTTTGGACACGGTTAAGAAGGCAGTGGAAATGGTGGATGGAAGAACAGAGGAATGGGGAGAGAACGACTATGAGGAGAGACTGCGACATGACTTGGCTTATGATGTTTTAAAGGTAGAGATTGTAGATGGAGAAGACATGTCCTCGACATCATCGTTGACAGCAGACGACGTCGGGTGGACCTGCTGGACACCTGAGGAGACAAAGTCGCTCATCTCTGTATGGTCGGATGAACAGATTCTTCATAAGATGGAGCAGAGCTATAGAAAAAGACATGTTTACAGTGAGATATCGGAGTGTCTAAAGGAGCTTGGTATCAGAAAGACAACCAAGCAGTGCCACAATAAGATAAAAGCCTTGAAGTGGAGATACagagaaacactgaggaacccaAGCAGCCGACCGTGTCCTTTCTTTTCTAAACTGCACAAATTTCTTGCCGCGGTGCCTGATATGCCTGGGTCCAAGGAAACTGGCAAGGTTTCAGATGGAGAAGTCATGTCTTTGGATCGGGATGAAGGGCCTTCTGTGGCTGTCGAGTTGGCGCCTCAACGTGAGGAAATGGTTTCCAGAAAAGTGAAAGGCAAGACACTCCCCGGAGAGCAAACCAAAGAGAAAAATGAGGATGAAACATTTTGCATCCCTCAGAGTGACATCAAGATGAaaagcccccccaaaaaacattgtcGCAAACAGATGGTTGAAGACATGTCTTCTACAACATCGGCAGACAATGACACACGGACCTGGACCCTGGAGGGGACGAAAGCACTGATCTCCGTGTGGTCAAACAAACAGGTTCTTCAGATGATGGAGCAGAGTTACCGAAAGAAACATGCGTACAGTGAAGTTTCAGAGCGGCTAAAGGACATCGGCATCAAAAGGACGTGGAAGCAGTGCCAATCCAAGATGAAGCACATGAAGCACAGCTACAGACAAGCACTGAGGAACCCAAGCAGTAGTGGCCGAGCGACCTGTCCGTTCTTTTCTGAACTGCACACATTTCTCGCCAACATGCCTGATATGCCTGATTCCGAGGGAACTGGCAAGGTTTCAGATGGCGAAGTCGTGTCTTCGGATCAGGATGAAGGGCCTTCTGTGGAGTTGGATCATCGACATGAGAAAAGGGCGTCTAGAAAAGTGGAAGTCAAGGCACTCCCCGGAGAGCAAACAGACGAGAGAAAAGGGGATGAAAGTGACAGCAGAATGAATAGTGGAAGAAAACAACAGGTGGTTGAAGACGTGTCTGATTTAGAACTTCAGTCCGTGGTGCTGCTGACCCAACTTGATGACAACAGTCATATGACAG AGCAGTCTCCTAAAAGAAGCAAGCGTGCCAAAACGTGCTCCttatgtgggaagagttttgttgaCGCAAAGGATTTGACAACGCACATGCGAAGTCACACTGAGCAGAGCCCTCACCAGTGCACCCAGTGTGGGGAAGGCTTTGACCATCAGGACGACTTACAACAACATCAGCAGCAGGAGTGTGAGGAGATGATGAAACGACAGGAGGTCAATGAACACCAGCATGGAAAGAATGACAGGATATCAGGACAGTCCAGTAATGCAAGTAGTGATCCCAAAACATGCCATCTATGCCATAAGACTTTTGAATTTCAATATATGTTGAGAAGTCATCTTATCATATTTCACAAAGGCAAAATACTTTTTAAGTGTCCTCTTTGTCTGAAGGGTTTTGCCTTCCTCCGGGATTTGAAGAAACACCAGAGTAACAAAAGATGTTGTCCTACAAGTGAAGCCGTCAAAAAAAAACGATCAAAAAGCCCTTCTGCTCGCATCATTCCAGAACTTTCCTTAAATGCAAATAATTCCAAAACATGCCCTGTATGCCATGCAACGTTTTCACAAACGTCTAGTTTGAAAAGCCACTTTCTTCACCATCACGCCTCAGACAAAAGCCGCTTTAAGTGTCCCAGTGCTTTGAAGGCTTTTGTATCCCACAGTCAAAGGAAGAGACACCAGCAGAGCAAAAGAGGTTGTCGGTTAGAGAGAGTTTACAAACATGGGACTAAGCCAGCATGGTCACTGGCTCCAAGGGAAAATAAAAATGACATTCCTCAGCCTTCCAGTACAGCAACCCAGGAACCACCAATCTCTCAAGCctccaccactacagcacagtccTCTAATAAAAAGACAATTCCTAAAGCATGTCCTCTATGCCATAAGACTTTTAAATTTGAAGCTACGATGGTAAGGCACATTGCTTCACACCAAAAGGAAAGTCTCAACAAGTGTCCTGACGTCTTGAAGTGCACATTTTGTGACGAGATTTTTTCTCAGGGCATGGACCTGAAGAGCCACTACAGTCGTACTCATCAATTTACGGGACCGTTCCCCTGTCCTTCTTGTCAGAAGACTTTTGTTTCGTTAACTGAGCTGCGCTTACATCAGAGAAATGAGTCCACTCCTTACCAGTGCTCAGTGTGCCAGCGACTATTCCGAACACAGTACACCCTGACTATTCACGAGCGaattcacacaggggagaaaccattCCTCTGCGCTGAGTGTGGAAAGGGTTTCCGGAGTGAAAAACTACTGCAATCGCACTCTAAGAGTCATGTCGAGGGAAAACCCCACGCTTGCGCCACTTGTGGGAAAAGGTTCCAGAGAAAAGAGCTATTGAAACAACACATGTTGCATCACACAGATGCTGCTTTCATCTGCCCAGACTGTGGGAAGAAGTTTTTTCAGTTGGTATGGTTAAGAAGGCATATGTTAATGCACACTGGCGAGAGACCGTTCCTCTGtgacctctgtggaaagggtttcaaATCTACGGCTGAATTGAGGATACACACCCGGACACACACTGGAGAACGGCCATTCAAGTGTCCAGAATGTGGCAAAGGTTGTAGGCAGAAGAGTGAGCTGCAGGAGCATCTGCGGAGGCACACAGGGGAGCGGCCGTATCCATGCACAGTGTGCGATAAACGCTTTTATGTCAGCAAAGATAGAAAACGACATATGCTCATACATACTGGAGAGAAGCCGTTCAAATGTCAAGCATGTGGCATGGCTTTCAACCGTAAAGCACTTTTGAGGGTACACCAAAAAAACAAGTCGTGTTTATATAGCCACACAAGTCCCCTacattacactcccctacattaCACATCATTGTAA
- the LOC129831266 gene encoding uncharacterized protein LOC129831266 isoform X2, protein MSFADDVGWTWSADETKALISVWSDEQILLKMEQTYRNKHVYSEISERLKDLGVKRTWKQCQNKIKALKWRYRETLRNPSSSRPCPFFSELHEFLAAMPDMPESKETDEEEDNGLPLSSLRLLVPPLRLVSAALWQVVQRRDTMDYGLVEEFVTTVLEMIPDLMSYREKVQLIMGLRAQLVLELCRSDSSADPETIQPHLSRMRTCIITHREKEIDTEVEASESNFLELVQTLLDDPIEREHFFQDVFPEEFGPRYDAALQTLMWEFLIRLEKLLPMPTFQQTVSWLRPAPSVLKECAHSVTQPQPLKTLLQHNRCHGHLFTNAPSSGADDRILSSLSHSLSERIEMDIDEARSHSQSLSTCASRKDGDTLIAQGNVEKELGMSLDTVKKAVEMVDGRTEEWGENDYEERLRHDLAYDVLKVEIVDGEDMSSTSSLTADDVGWTCWTPEETKSLISVWSDEQILHKMEQSYRKRHVYSEISECLKELGIRKTTKQCHNKIKALKWRYRETLRNPSSRPCPFFSKLHKFLAAVPDMPGSKETGKVSDGEVMSLDRDEGPSVAVELAPQREEMVSRKVKGKTLPGEQTKEKNEDETFCIPQSDIKMKSPPKKHCRKQMVEDMSSTTSADNDTRTWTLEGTKALISVWSNKQVLQMMEQSYRKKHAYSEVSERLKDIGIKRTWKQCQSKMKHMKHSYRQALRNPSSSGRATCPFFSELHTFLANMPDMPDSEGTGKVSDGEVVSSDQDEGPSVELDHRHEKRASRKVEVKALPGEQTDERKGDESDSRMNSGRKQQVVEDVSDLELQSVVLLTQLDDNSHMTVS, encoded by the exons ATGTCATTTGCAGACGATGTCGGATGGACATGGTCCGCAGATGAGACAAAGGCGCTGATCTCGGTATGGTCAGACGAGCAGATTCTTCTGAAGATGGAGCAAACGTACAGAAACAAACATGTTTACAGCGAAATTTCGGAGCGGCTAAAAGACCTTGGTGTCAAACGGACGTGGAAGCAGTGCCAAAACAAGATTAAGGCCTTGAAGTGGAGATACAGAGAAACACTGAGAAACCCAAGCAGTAGCCGACCGTGTCCGTTCTTTTCTGAACTGCACGAATTTCTCGCCGCCATGCCTGACATGCCTGAGTCCAAGGAAACTGACGAGGAGGAAGATAATG GTCTTCCTCTGTCGTCTCTGCGTCTTTTGGTTCCTCCACTGCGGCTGGTGTCGGCAGCTCTATGGCAGGTTGTTCAGCGGAGAGACACGATGGACTACGGCTTGGTGGAGGAGTTTGTCACCACCGTTTTGGAGATGATCCCTGATCTGATGAGTTACAGAGAGAAAGTACAACTCATCATGGGGCTGCGAGCACag CTGGTTCTGGAGTTGTGTCGCTCTGATAGTTCAGCCGACCCAGAGACCATCCAGCCACACCTGAGCAGGATGAGGACCTGCATCATCACTCATAGAGAAAAGGAG ATAGATACAGAGGTGGAGGCATCGGAATCAAACTTCTTGGAACTCGTCCAAACTCTTCTCGATGACCCAATTGAGAGAGAACACTTCTTCCAG GATGTTTTTCCAGAAGAATTCGGGCCCAGGTATGACGCAGCACTGCAGACTCTGATGTGGGAGTTCCTCATCAGGCTGGAGAAGTTGCTTCCAATGCCAACCTTTCAACAG ACTGTATCATGGCTCAGACCTGCCCCCTCTGTGCTGAAGGAGTGTGCACATTCTGTGACTCAACCTCAGCCTTTGAAGACTCTTCTTCAGCACAACAGATGCCATGGCCATTTGTTCACTAATG CTCCTTCATCTGGTGCCGACGATCGTATCCTCTCTTCACTGTCTCACTCGCTCTCAGAGAGGATAGAAATGGACATTGATGAAGCACGCTCGCATAGCCAGTCTTTATCCACGTGTGCATCCAGAAAGGACGGGGACACTTTGATAGCGCAAGGTAATGTAGAGAAGGAGCTGGGGATGAGTTTGGACACGGTTAAGAAGGCAGTGGAAATGGTGGATGGAAGAACAGAGGAATGGGGAGAGAACGACTATGAGGAGAGACTGCGACATGACTTGGCTTATGATGTTTTAAAGGTAGAGATTGTAGATGGAGAAGACATGTCCTCGACATCATCGTTGACAGCAGACGACGTCGGGTGGACCTGCTGGACACCTGAGGAGACAAAGTCGCTCATCTCTGTATGGTCGGATGAACAGATTCTTCATAAGATGGAGCAGAGCTATAGAAAAAGACATGTTTACAGTGAGATATCGGAGTGTCTAAAGGAGCTTGGTATCAGAAAGACAACCAAGCAGTGCCACAATAAGATAAAAGCCTTGAAGTGGAGATACagagaaacactgaggaacccaAGCAGCCGACCGTGTCCTTTCTTTTCTAAACTGCACAAATTTCTTGCCGCGGTGCCTGATATGCCTGGGTCCAAGGAAACTGGCAAGGTTTCAGATGGAGAAGTCATGTCTTTGGATCGGGATGAAGGGCCTTCTGTGGCTGTCGAGTTGGCGCCTCAACGTGAGGAAATGGTTTCCAGAAAAGTGAAAGGCAAGACACTCCCCGGAGAGCAAACCAAAGAGAAAAATGAGGATGAAACATTTTGCATCCCTCAGAGTGACATCAAGATGAaaagcccccccaaaaaacattgtcGCAAACAGATGGTTGAAGACATGTCTTCTACAACATCGGCAGACAATGACACACGGACCTGGACCCTGGAGGGGACGAAAGCACTGATCTCCGTGTGGTCAAACAAACAGGTTCTTCAGATGATGGAGCAGAGTTACCGAAAGAAACATGCGTACAGTGAAGTTTCAGAGCGGCTAAAGGACATCGGCATCAAAAGGACGTGGAAGCAGTGCCAATCCAAGATGAAGCACATGAAGCACAGCTACAGACAAGCACTGAGGAACCCAAGCAGTAGTGGCCGAGCGACCTGTCCGTTCTTTTCTGAACTGCACACATTTCTCGCCAACATGCCTGATATGCCTGATTCCGAGGGAACTGGCAAGGTTTCAGATGGCGAAGTCGTGTCTTCGGATCAGGATGAAGGGCCTTCTGTGGAGTTGGATCATCGACATGAGAAAAGGGCGTCTAGAAAAGTGGAAGTCAAGGCACTCCCCGGAGAGCAAACAGACGAGAGAAAAGGGGATGAAAGTGACAGCAGAATGAATAGTGGAAGAAAACAACAGGTGGTTGAAGACGTGTCTGATTTAGAACTTCAGTCCGTGGTGCTGCTGACCCAACTTGATGACAACAGTCATATGACAG TCTCCTAA